A single Struthio camelus isolate bStrCam1 chromosome 8, bStrCam1.hap1, whole genome shotgun sequence DNA region contains:
- the LOC104143605 gene encoding cytochrome P450 4A6 produces the protein MASLLDNIAKPSAVVLQLSLVLGFIFVLVKVSQFYQEKKKIFKALEAFPGPPKHWLYGHSHLIVLGKDLPLFVSWAEEYPYAFPRWFGPLLPTLVVHHPEYAKSIFGRGDPKSQLTYKFLIPWIGKGLLTLNGAKWFQHRKLLTPAFHYDVLKPYVALMSDSVKVMLDKWEKRNTQTKTVELFQDVSLMTLDTIMKCAFSYDTNCQIQNNSDFYIKAVYDLSYLVSQRIRILSLSDVFYGMTLKGHQFQEACKLAHTHTDKVIKERKMLLCNENEREKIQKKRHLDFLDILLCAKDENGAGLSDEDLRAEVDTFMFEGHDTTASGISWLFYCLSLHPEHQQRCREEIQEILGDRDTIEWEDLGKMTYTTMCIKESLRLFPPVPAVSRQLTKPITFSDGRSLPAGCPVAVNIFAVHRNRDVWEDPEMYDPMRFSPENSAQRHSHAFLPFSAGSRNCIGQQFAMNEMKVALALTLLRFELSPNSSRPPILVPQLVLKSSNGIHLHLKKIC, from the exons atgGCATCTCTGCTGGACAACATAGCCAAACCTTCTGCTGTAGTTTTGCAGCTATCTTTGGTGCTTGGCTTCATTTTTGTGCTAGTGAAGGTTTCCCAGTTCTaccaggagaagaagaaaatcttcaaaGCTCTGGAGGCTTTCCCTGGTCCCCCAAAGCACTGGCTATACGGCCACAGTCATCTG ATCGTTTTAGGTAAAGACTTACCTCTGTTTGTGTCATGGGCGGAAGAGTATCCCTATGCCTTCCCCAGATGGTTCGGACCACTTCTGCCTACTCTAGTAGTCCACCACCCTGAATACGCCAAAAGTATATTTGGCCGAGGGG atcccAAGTCCCAATTAACCTATAAGTTCTTAATTCCCTGGATAG GAAAGGGGCTATTGACCTTGAATGGAGCAAAATGGTTTCAGCATCGGAAGCTGCTCACACCAGCATTTCATTACGATGTGCTGAAACCTTACGTGGCCCTGATGTCCGATTCAGTCAAAGTGATGTTG GATAAATGGGAGAAGAGGAACACACAGACAAAGACAGTGGAGCTCTTTCAAGACGTCAGCTTGATGACACTAGACACCATCATGAAATGTGCCTTCAGTTATGATACCAACTGTCAGATTCAGAA CAACTCAGACTTTTACATCAAAGCTGTTTATGACCTGAGCTACCTTGTGAGTCAGAGAATCCGGATTCTCTCTTTAAGCGATGTCTTCTATGGCATGACTCTCAAAGGCCATCAGTTTCAGGAGGCCTGCAAGCTGGCCCATACCCACACag ATAaagtaataaaagaaagaaagatgttgCTCTGCAATGAGAATGAACGTGAGAAGATCCAGAAAAAGAGACACCTGGATTTTCTGGACATTCTACTTTGTGCCAAG GATGAGAATGGAGCTGGACTGTCTGATGAGGACCTCCGTGCTGAGGTGGACACATTCATGTTTGAGGGCCACGATACTACAGCCAGCGGGATCTCCTGGCTCTTTTACTGTCTGTCATTACACCCAGAGCACCAGCAACGGTGCAGGGAGGAGATCCAGGAGATCTTGGGAGACCGAGACACCATTGAGTG GGAGGACCTTGGGAAGATGACATACACCACAATGTGCATCAAAGAGAGCCTGCGCCTGTTCCCACCGGTTCCTGCTGTGTCCCGACAGCTCACCAAACCCATCACATTTTCTGATGGACGCAGTTTACCAGCAG GCTGCCCAGTTGCAGTGAACATATTTGCTGTTCACAGGAACCGGGATGTGTGGGAAGACCCTGAG ATGTATGACCCAATGAGGTTTTCTCCAGAGAACTCAGCACAGAGGCACTCGCACGCTTTCCTGCCTTTCTCTGCTGGATCCAG GAACTGCATTGGGCAGCAGTTTGCCATGAACGAGATGAAGGTGGCTCTTGCCCTGACCCTGCTTCGCTTCGAACTCTCACCTAACTCGTCCAGGCCTCCCATACTGGTACCACAGCTCGTCCTAAAGTCTAGCAATGGGATTCACCTGCATTTAAAGAAGATTTGCTGA
- the PDZK1IP1 gene encoding PDZK1-interacting protein 1 isoform X1 — translation MPALRLVALWLLLALEPGSCQAARGNLQPWSQGVIAVVVFLVLVAIAFVVNKFWCKEKEENVEAVVSIGDKPEAVLSNGREGRYLTAAADFRSKECQHAYENTLEPEEKLYHGPGCSGQGTKWGRVFPPPLPAPATLLGAAD, via the exons ATGCCAGCCCTCCGCCTCGTCGCCCTGTGGCTCCTGCTGGCGCTGGAGCCCGGCTCGTGTCAGGCAG CCCGGGGTAACCTCCAGCCATGGTCACAAGGTGTCATCGCAGTGGTTGTATTTCTAGTCCTGGTGGCCATCGCTTTCGTGGTCAATAAGTTCTGGTGTAAGGAGAAAGA ggaaAACGTGGAGGCAGTGGTGAGCATCGGAGACAAGCCGGAAGCTGTCCTATCCAACGGCCGTGAAGGGAGATACCTAACAGCAGCAGCTGACTTCAG GTCCAAAGAGTGCCAGCATGCCTATGAGAACACTTTGGAGCCCGAGGAGAAG CTCTACCATGGGCCCGGCTGCTCTGGACAGGGGACCAAATGGGGCAGGGTGTTCCCTCcacccctgcctgccccagccaccctgctgggagctgctgacTGA
- the PDZK1IP1 gene encoding PDZK1-interacting protein 1 isoform X2 has product MPALRLVALWLLLALEPGSCQAARGNLQPWSQGVIAVVVFLVLVAIAFVVNKFWCKEKEENVEAVVSIGDKPEAVLSNGREGRYLTAAADFRSKECQHAYENTLEPEEKVITTAM; this is encoded by the exons ATGCCAGCCCTCCGCCTCGTCGCCCTGTGGCTCCTGCTGGCGCTGGAGCCCGGCTCGTGTCAGGCAG CCCGGGGTAACCTCCAGCCATGGTCACAAGGTGTCATCGCAGTGGTTGTATTTCTAGTCCTGGTGGCCATCGCTTTCGTGGTCAATAAGTTCTGGTGTAAGGAGAAAGA ggaaAACGTGGAGGCAGTGGTGAGCATCGGAGACAAGCCGGAAGCTGTCCTATCCAACGGCCGTGAAGGGAGATACCTAACAGCAGCAGCTGACTTCAG GTCCAAAGAGTGCCAGCATGCCTATGAGAACACTTTGGAGCCCGAGGAGAAGGTGATCACCACCGCGATGTAG